Proteins encoded by one window of Lathyrus oleraceus cultivar Zhongwan6 chromosome 1, CAAS_Psat_ZW6_1.0, whole genome shotgun sequence:
- the LOC127079800 gene encoding KH domain-containing protein At4g18375 isoform X3, translating to MGETGKRNRPQRDRGDRNGDNKNQKRRVNDKDERDRGELVVYRILCPDGVIGSVIGKSGKVINSIRQETRAKVKVVDPFPGAKNRVITIYCHVKDKEEIDAEDEFDNDKPLCAAQDALIKVHSAISNAMEAAGDSEKKRKSKEECHILVPSSQSAIMIGKAGATIKRMRVKTRTNIKVISKDAADPEHSCAMEFDNFVVITGEPEAVKRALFAVSTIMYKFSPKEDIPLDTSLAETPHSIIIPSEVPIYPPGGLYPASDPIIQPRSFPQIIGATTVQDLHGYADAGNAWSLYSSSLPVVSSLGASQSEELIIRMLCPSGKIGHVIGKGGGTIKRMRQTSGARIEVDDSKACHDDCLITITATESSSDLKSIAVEAVLLLQEKINDEDDTPVSIRLLVPSKVIGCIIGRSGSIINEIRKRTKADIQISRSNKPKYADDNDELVEVVGEVDCVRDALIQIVLRLREDVLRKRDIDQKPPIGAESLYAGSSVLSAPSMLPSVPAAALAYDQRTGSATGTGLGMHSSSSRYGYDSYSIPDNGYGSMSSYATKMYEGHSLPPLSTSEMFVPANAVGKVMGKGGANLANIRKIVKIINALRAERCLIWKMH from the exons ATGGGTGAGACCGGTAAAAGAAATCGTCCACAGAGAGACCGTGGGGACCGTAACGGAGACAACAAAAATCAAAAGAGGCGTGTGAATGACAAAGATGAAAGGGACAGGGGCGAGTTGGTCGTGTATAGGATACTTTGTCCGGATGGAGTTATTGGGAGTGTTATTGGTAAGAGTGGCAAAGTTATAAATTCAATAAGGCAAGAGACTAGGGCAAAAGTCAAGGTTGTGGATCCGTTTCCTGGTGCCAAGAATCGAGTTATAACTATCTACTGTCATGTTAAGGATAAGGAAGAAATTGATGCTGAAGATGAATTTGACAATGATAAGCCTTTATGTGCTGCCCAAGATGCTCTTATCAAGGTTCATTCTGCCATTTCAAATGCCATGGAAGCTGCTGGTGATTCTGAGAAGAAACGAAAGAGTAAAGAGGAATGCCACATTCTGGTTCCGTCAAGCCAGTCTGCCATTATGATTGGCAAAGCTGGGGCCACCATTAAACGAATGAGAGTTAAGACGAGGACTAATATCAAGGTCATTTCAAAGGATGCAGCTGACCCTGAGCACTCGTGTGCTATGGAATTTGACAATTTTGTGGTG ATTACAGGTGAACCGGAAGCTGTAAAAAGAGCATTATTTGCAGTTTCAACTATTATGTACAAATTCTCCCCCAAGGAGGACATTCCTCTTGACACATCTTTAGCAGAAACCCCTCATAGCATTATCATTCCTTCTGAAGTTCCTATTTACCCTCCTGGTGGACTATATCCAGCTTCTGATCCTATTATTCAACCTAGATCTTTTCCTCAAATTATAGGTGCTACAACTGTGCAAGATCTGCATGGTTATGCAGATGCAGGAAATGCATGGTCTCTGTACTCATCTTCTCTTCCAGTAGTTTCCAGTCTAGGTGCTTCTCAATCTGAAGAGTTAATTATTAGAATGCTGTGCCCCTCTGGCAAAATTGGACATGTAATTGGGAAGGGAGGGGGTACTATTAAACGTATGAGGCAAACTAGTGGTGCTCGTATTGAGGTTGATGATTCCAAGGCTTGTCATGATGATTGCTTAATCACTATAACTGCAACAGAG TCTTCAAGTGATCTGAAATCCATAGCTGTTGAAGCTGTTCTACTGCTGCAAGAAAAGATAAATGATGAAGATGATACGCCGGTTTCAATCCGGCTCTTAGTTCCATCTAAAGTGATAGGGTGTATTATAGGGAGAAGTGGTTCAATCATAAATGAAATTCGGAAGAGAACTAAGGCTGATATTCAAATCTCAAGAAGTAATAAGCCCAAATATGCAGATGACAATGATGAGCTTGTTGAG GTGGTAGGTGAAGTTGATTGTGTGAGAGATGCTCTAATTCAGATAGTCTTGAGACTAAGGGAGGATGTATTGAGAAAACGGGACATTGACCAAAAACCTCCCATAGGTGCCGAATCTTTGTACGCAGGCAGTTCTGTTCTTTCAGCACCATCTATGCTGCCTTCCGTTCCTGCTGCTGCACTAGCTTATGATCAGAGGACTGGAAGTGCAACTGGAACTGGACTGGGCATGCACTCTTCTAGCAGCCGTTATGGATATGATTCTTACTCG ATACCAGACAATGGTTATGGATCTATGTCTTCATATGCCACCAAGATGTATGAAGG ACATAGTTTGCCTCCCCTGTCAACATCTGAGATGTTTGTTCCTGCTAATGCTGTTGGCAAAGTGATGGGTAAAGGTGGGGCAAATCTAGCCAATATCAGGAAG
- the LOC127079800 gene encoding KH domain-containing protein At4g18375 isoform X2, whose protein sequence is MGETGKRNRPQRDRGDRNGDNKNQKRRVNDKDERDRGELVVYRILCPDGVIGSVIGKSGKVINSIRQETRAKVKVVDPFPGAKNRVITIYCHVKDKEEIDAEDEFDNDKPLCAAQDALIKVHSAISNAMEAAGDSEKKRKSKEECHILVPSSQSAIMIGKAGATIKRMRVKTRTNIKVISKDAADPEHSCAMEFDNFVVITGEPEAVKRALFAVSTIMYKFSPKEDIPLDTSLAETPHSIIIPSEVPIYPPGGLYPASDPIIQPRSFPQIIGATTVQDLHGYADAGNAWSLYSSSLPVVSSLGASQSEELIIRMLCPSGKIGHVIGKGGGTIKRMRQTSGARIEVDDSKACHDDCLITITATESSSDLKSIAVEAVLLLQEKINDEDDTPVSIRLLVPSKVIGCIIGRSGSIINEIRKRTKADIQISRSNKPKYADDNDELVEVVGEVDCVRDALIQIVLRLREDVLRKRDIDQKPPIGAESLYAGSSVLSAPSMLPSVPAAALAYDQRTGSATGTGLGMHSSSSRYGYDSYSIPDNGYGSMSSYATKMYEGHSLPPLSTSEMFVPANAVGKVMGKGGANLANIRKISGATVEISESKSYRGERVALISGTSEEKRAAENLIQAFIMAT, encoded by the exons ATGGGTGAGACCGGTAAAAGAAATCGTCCACAGAGAGACCGTGGGGACCGTAACGGAGACAACAAAAATCAAAAGAGGCGTGTGAATGACAAAGATGAAAGGGACAGGGGCGAGTTGGTCGTGTATAGGATACTTTGTCCGGATGGAGTTATTGGGAGTGTTATTGGTAAGAGTGGCAAAGTTATAAATTCAATAAGGCAAGAGACTAGGGCAAAAGTCAAGGTTGTGGATCCGTTTCCTGGTGCCAAGAATCGAGTTATAACTATCTACTGTCATGTTAAGGATAAGGAAGAAATTGATGCTGAAGATGAATTTGACAATGATAAGCCTTTATGTGCTGCCCAAGATGCTCTTATCAAGGTTCATTCTGCCATTTCAAATGCCATGGAAGCTGCTGGTGATTCTGAGAAGAAACGAAAGAGTAAAGAGGAATGCCACATTCTGGTTCCGTCAAGCCAGTCTGCCATTATGATTGGCAAAGCTGGGGCCACCATTAAACGAATGAGAGTTAAGACGAGGACTAATATCAAGGTCATTTCAAAGGATGCAGCTGACCCTGAGCACTCGTGTGCTATGGAATTTGACAATTTTGTGGTG ATTACAGGTGAACCGGAAGCTGTAAAAAGAGCATTATTTGCAGTTTCAACTATTATGTACAAATTCTCCCCCAAGGAGGACATTCCTCTTGACACATCTTTAGCAGAAACCCCTCATAGCATTATCATTCCTTCTGAAGTTCCTATTTACCCTCCTGGTGGACTATATCCAGCTTCTGATCCTATTATTCAACCTAGATCTTTTCCTCAAATTATAGGTGCTACAACTGTGCAAGATCTGCATGGTTATGCAGATGCAGGAAATGCATGGTCTCTGTACTCATCTTCTCTTCCAGTAGTTTCCAGTCTAGGTGCTTCTCAATCTGAAGAGTTAATTATTAGAATGCTGTGCCCCTCTGGCAAAATTGGACATGTAATTGGGAAGGGAGGGGGTACTATTAAACGTATGAGGCAAACTAGTGGTGCTCGTATTGAGGTTGATGATTCCAAGGCTTGTCATGATGATTGCTTAATCACTATAACTGCAACAGAG TCTTCAAGTGATCTGAAATCCATAGCTGTTGAAGCTGTTCTACTGCTGCAAGAAAAGATAAATGATGAAGATGATACGCCGGTTTCAATCCGGCTCTTAGTTCCATCTAAAGTGATAGGGTGTATTATAGGGAGAAGTGGTTCAATCATAAATGAAATTCGGAAGAGAACTAAGGCTGATATTCAAATCTCAAGAAGTAATAAGCCCAAATATGCAGATGACAATGATGAGCTTGTTGAG GTGGTAGGTGAAGTTGATTGTGTGAGAGATGCTCTAATTCAGATAGTCTTGAGACTAAGGGAGGATGTATTGAGAAAACGGGACATTGACCAAAAACCTCCCATAGGTGCCGAATCTTTGTACGCAGGCAGTTCTGTTCTTTCAGCACCATCTATGCTGCCTTCCGTTCCTGCTGCTGCACTAGCTTATGATCAGAGGACTGGAAGTGCAACTGGAACTGGACTGGGCATGCACTCTTCTAGCAGCCGTTATGGATATGATTCTTACTCG ATACCAGACAATGGTTATGGATCTATGTCTTCATATGCCACCAAGATGTATGAAGG ACATAGTTTGCCTCCCCTGTCAACATCTGAGATGTTTGTTCCTGCTAATGCTGTTGGCAAAGTGATGGGTAAAGGTGGGGCAAATCTAGCCAATATCAGGAAG ATTTCAGGAGCAACAGTAGAGATTTCTGAGTCCAAATCTTACCGGGGTGAACGGGTTGCTCTTATTTCTGGCACATCTGAAGAAAAGCGTGCAGCTGAAAACTTGATCCAGGCTTTTATAATGGCCACATAA
- the LOC127079800 gene encoding KH domain-containing protein At4g18375 isoform X4, with protein MGETGKRNRPQRDRGDRNGDNKNQKRRVNDKDERDRGELVVYRILCPDGVIGSVIGKSGKVINSIRQETRAKVKVVDPFPGAKNRVITIYCHVKDKEEIDAEDEFDNDKPLCAAQDALIKVHSAISNAMEAAGDSEKKRKSKEECHILVPSSQSAIMIGKAGATIKRMRVKTRTNIKVISKDAADPEHSCAMEFDNFVVITGEPEAVKRALFAVSTIMYKFSPKEDIPLDTSLAETPHSIIIPSEVPIYPPGGLYPASDPIIQPRSFPQIIGATTVQDLHGYADAGNAWSLYSSSLPVVSSLGASQSEELIIRMLCPSGKIGHVIGKGGGTIKRMRQTSGARIEVDDSKACHDDCLITITATESSSDLKSIAVEAVLLLQEKINDEDDTPVSIRLLVPSKVIGCIIGRSGSIINEIRKRTKADIQISRSNKPKYADDNDELVEVVGEVDCVRDALIQIVLRLREDVLRKRDIDQKPPIGAESLYAGSSVLSAPSMLPSVPAAALAYDQRTGSATGTGLGMHSSSSRYGYDSYSIPDNGYGSMSSYATKMYEGHSLPPLSTSEMFVPANAVGKVMGKGGANLANIRKGKNDDPV; from the exons ATGGGTGAGACCGGTAAAAGAAATCGTCCACAGAGAGACCGTGGGGACCGTAACGGAGACAACAAAAATCAAAAGAGGCGTGTGAATGACAAAGATGAAAGGGACAGGGGCGAGTTGGTCGTGTATAGGATACTTTGTCCGGATGGAGTTATTGGGAGTGTTATTGGTAAGAGTGGCAAAGTTATAAATTCAATAAGGCAAGAGACTAGGGCAAAAGTCAAGGTTGTGGATCCGTTTCCTGGTGCCAAGAATCGAGTTATAACTATCTACTGTCATGTTAAGGATAAGGAAGAAATTGATGCTGAAGATGAATTTGACAATGATAAGCCTTTATGTGCTGCCCAAGATGCTCTTATCAAGGTTCATTCTGCCATTTCAAATGCCATGGAAGCTGCTGGTGATTCTGAGAAGAAACGAAAGAGTAAAGAGGAATGCCACATTCTGGTTCCGTCAAGCCAGTCTGCCATTATGATTGGCAAAGCTGGGGCCACCATTAAACGAATGAGAGTTAAGACGAGGACTAATATCAAGGTCATTTCAAAGGATGCAGCTGACCCTGAGCACTCGTGTGCTATGGAATTTGACAATTTTGTGGTG ATTACAGGTGAACCGGAAGCTGTAAAAAGAGCATTATTTGCAGTTTCAACTATTATGTACAAATTCTCCCCCAAGGAGGACATTCCTCTTGACACATCTTTAGCAGAAACCCCTCATAGCATTATCATTCCTTCTGAAGTTCCTATTTACCCTCCTGGTGGACTATATCCAGCTTCTGATCCTATTATTCAACCTAGATCTTTTCCTCAAATTATAGGTGCTACAACTGTGCAAGATCTGCATGGTTATGCAGATGCAGGAAATGCATGGTCTCTGTACTCATCTTCTCTTCCAGTAGTTTCCAGTCTAGGTGCTTCTCAATCTGAAGAGTTAATTATTAGAATGCTGTGCCCCTCTGGCAAAATTGGACATGTAATTGGGAAGGGAGGGGGTACTATTAAACGTATGAGGCAAACTAGTGGTGCTCGTATTGAGGTTGATGATTCCAAGGCTTGTCATGATGATTGCTTAATCACTATAACTGCAACAGAG TCTTCAAGTGATCTGAAATCCATAGCTGTTGAAGCTGTTCTACTGCTGCAAGAAAAGATAAATGATGAAGATGATACGCCGGTTTCAATCCGGCTCTTAGTTCCATCTAAAGTGATAGGGTGTATTATAGGGAGAAGTGGTTCAATCATAAATGAAATTCGGAAGAGAACTAAGGCTGATATTCAAATCTCAAGAAGTAATAAGCCCAAATATGCAGATGACAATGATGAGCTTGTTGAG GTGGTAGGTGAAGTTGATTGTGTGAGAGATGCTCTAATTCAGATAGTCTTGAGACTAAGGGAGGATGTATTGAGAAAACGGGACATTGACCAAAAACCTCCCATAGGTGCCGAATCTTTGTACGCAGGCAGTTCTGTTCTTTCAGCACCATCTATGCTGCCTTCCGTTCCTGCTGCTGCACTAGCTTATGATCAGAGGACTGGAAGTGCAACTGGAACTGGACTGGGCATGCACTCTTCTAGCAGCCGTTATGGATATGATTCTTACTCG ATACCAGACAATGGTTATGGATCTATGTCTTCATATGCCACCAAGATGTATGAAGG ACATAGTTTGCCTCCCCTGTCAACATCTGAGATGTTTGTTCCTGCTAATGCTGTTGGCAAAGTGATGGGTAAAGGTGGGGCAAATCTAGCCAATATCAGGAAG